One window of Micropterus dolomieu isolate WLL.071019.BEF.003 ecotype Adirondacks linkage group LG13, ASM2129224v1, whole genome shotgun sequence genomic DNA carries:
- the tmem119b gene encoding transmembrane protein 119b, whose translation MLPMALHQIGLCVVLCIGSRLATPLPLYSYVEGSTDEEELINLTSFLPSNTWSSEYQTTPADSIHVETDFLSQLVNFLEENMLLILVSATFILLVFLIICGAIFMSRRRKVNAYYPSSFPSKMYVDHSDKTGGTKPFNEVPEKPAPEQESESVDSHKQLQADIMRAAKSLRTPNKCADAADGSDPSQKVADQCPEDSSKPDCSNLDQQLPTLPEEKELCELSDSEAAGSLVLNPPEQALPEEDDSQEPSTGKSLRPSSLHIHNDSATLQLIAGAKTAF comes from the coding sequence ATGCTCCCGATGGCCCTTCATCAGATTGGTCTTTGTGTGGTGTTGTGCATCGGCAGCAGATTGGCCACACCTCTACCTCTTTACAGTTATGTAGAGGGAAGTACAGACGAGGAAGAACTCATTAACTTAACATCCTTTCTGCCCTCCAACACCTGGTCCTCTGAGTACCAAACCACACCGGCTGACTCCATCCATGTGGAAACGGACTTTCTGAGTCAACTTGTGAACTTTCTGGAGGAGAACATGCTCCTTATCCTTGTTTCGGCCACTTTCATCCTTCTTGTCTTCCTTATTATCTGTGGGGCAATTTTCATGAGCCGCAGGCGCAAAGTCAATGCCTACTACCCTTCCTCCTTCCCCTCAAAAATGTATGTGGACCACAGTGACAAAACAGGAGGTACTAAACCCTTTAATGAAGTGCCAGAAAAACCCGCTCCTGAGCAGGAAAGTGAGTCAGTGGACTCTCACAAGCAGCTCCAGGCAGACATTATGAGGGCTGCCAAGAGCCTGCGCACACCAAATAAATGTGCTGATGCTGCAGACGGAAGCGACCCCAGTCAGAAAGTAGCAGACCAGTGTCCCGAGGACAGCTCTAAACCAGATTGCAGCAACCTGGACCAGCAGCTTCCAACTCTCCCTGAGGAAAAGGAGCTGTGTGAGCTTTCTGACAGCGAAGCAGCAGGCAGCCTTGTGCTGAATCCTCCAGAGCAGGCTCTTCCAGAGGAAGATGATTCACAGGAGCCTTCGACTGGCAAGAGTCTGCGGCCCTCCTCTCTGCATATTCACAATGACTCTGCCACACTTCAGCTGATCGCAGGAGCAAAAACTGCCTTCTAA